In Paenibacillus sp. FSL R7-0345, a single window of DNA contains:
- a CDS encoding sigma factor-like helix-turn-helix DNA-binding protein, whose protein sequence is MIESPHINDHHEMLLEYRKSLKQAENAYFIADAADKKIISGMISDCKYVIEWLSTGRRPGNRRGIERRAGYEREIPLEPARMQRFSNDTTYCTKAGLSEDQQALLEFALEPLSRRERECYMLTHGEGFSHATVAEMLGISAGSVSEYIQRAQRKITPLVAEILCVL, encoded by the coding sequence ATGATAGAGAGTCCGCATATAAATGATCATCATGAAATGCTCTTGGAATACCGTAAATCGCTGAAACAGGCCGAAAATGCCTATTTTATCGCTGATGCTGCTGATAAAAAAATTATTTCCGGAATGATTAGTGACTGTAAATATGTAATTGAGTGGCTTTCAACAGGCAGACGTCCCGGTAACAGAAGAGGTATTGAACGCAGAGCCGGATATGAACGGGAAATTCCGCTAGAACCGGCGCGTATGCAAAGATTCAGCAATGACACCACTTACTGCACTAAGGCAGGGTTATCAGAAGATCAGCAGGCATTACTTGAGTTCGCTTTGGAACCCTTAAGCAGACGAGAGCGGGAATGTTATATGCTGACGCATGGCGAAGGCTTTTCGCATGCCACAGTAGCAGAAATGCTCGGTATCTCTGCAGGCAGTGTAAGTGAGTACATTCAGCGGGCGCAGAGAAAAATTACTCCGCTTGTAGCAGAAATTCTATGTGTTCTCTAA
- a CDS encoding helix-turn-helix transcriptional regulator, with translation MRRAEVLKKLIEETGLNTKAFAEKAGIPYTTLRSMLMRGVSGASVDNVIKVCRALGITTEEMDRLAFRPGEANSFQQEYAEFEAFINNPEHSLFFKDYLEAPEERKREMLTFWHFIKDAEKKKAEDK, from the coding sequence GTGCGGAGGGCTGAGGTTTTAAAAAAATTAATTGAGGAAACTGGCCTGAATACAAAAGCATTTGCAGAAAAGGCAGGAATTCCCTATACTACACTCAGGTCAATGCTAATGCGTGGTGTAAGCGGAGCATCAGTGGATAATGTAATTAAAGTTTGCCGTGCACTCGGAATAACGACGGAAGAAATGGACAGGCTGGCCTTTAGACCCGGGGAGGCAAATTCTTTTCAGCAGGAATATGCCGAATTCGAGGCCTTTATTAACAACCCCGAGCATAGCTTGTTTTTCAAGGATTATCTCGAAGCTCCGGAGGAACGCAAACGGGAGATGCTAACCTTCTGGCACTTTATTAAAGATGCTGAAAAGAAGAAGGCAGAGGACAAGTAA